Genomic segment of Candidatus Manganitrophaceae bacterium:
ATCGATCGAAAGCTGCCTTTTTTGAAGAAGCGGTCATAGTGCCCTTTGTGAACCAGCCAGTCCCTTTTCCTTTTTTCATTCGGGTGATGTTTAAATCGGATGGAAAAACAGGAGAGGAGAAAGTACCCGCCGGGTTTCAGGAGGGAGAGGACGGTTTTGAGATAGAATGCCGTATCCCCTTTACGAACGTGATGAAAACAGCCGTAGTCGATCAAGAGGTCAAAGCTGTTTGGAGTAAGGGGGAGACGGAAGAGATCTCCTTGGATCCAATGAAGACGAGAGCGGCTCTTTTGGCATAAACGGCTTGCGCGCGCGAGGGCCTGGGCCTGGTAATCCAGGCCGATAGTCTGATAGCCGGCACTCGCAAAAAGGGCGGCGTGTCTCCCTTCCCCGCATCCCAGATCCAGGACGCGGCCTGTTTTTTTCTCTTTTTTAAATTGTTTTAAAAACCGGACGACAGGTTCTGAGGGTCCTTCAACCGGCCAGCCATGGTCCCCGGTCCGGTAGGCTTCTTCAAAGTATTTCTTCTGTGACGGATAGATTCCCATAATAATTGAGACAAGTTATCATATTCCGAATGGGGCTTCAAGGAGTAGGGGCGTCCGAATTGTGACACTCTTCCATAGGGTCGCAGGTAAGGCCCTAATTCCGCGATTGCGGAATTAGAAACCGCCGATGGCTGGCGCGAGACCCATTCGCCTGATGTTATCGGCCAACGGACGCCTCACCGTACGGGTGAGTACGCTTCGGTTGTCCTTATGGCCTCTGGCCTTGTCTTTCAGGCGACTTGACGGTTTGCCCCAAGATCAATCGCTGATCTTGGGGCAGGGCCATCGCTTGCGTGGATGGAAATCGGTGTGCTAAGTTTAGCCCTATGAAAAAGACTAATCTTCTTGCGTTGGGTTTCCAGGAGGTCGAGGCCTTCGTTGCCCGGCTTGGGTGGAAGCGCTACCGAGCGAAACAGATCCTGGCATGGATTTATGAGCGGCACGCGGCCGGTTTTGAAGAGATGACGGATCTTTCGAAGGAAGATCGCCTTCTTCTCGATTCGCGGGCAGAACTCAGCCATCTGGAGATTGTAACCCGGCTCAGGTCCGTCGATGGAACAGAAAAATTTCTTTTTCGGCTGAAAGATGGTCGGGAGATCGAATCAGTCCTGATTCCGGATGAGGAGCGCCTGACCATCTGTATCTCTTCGCAGGCCGGATGTACATTGGACTGCACCTTCTGCCTCACGGCACAAGAGGGTCTGAAAAGAAACCTCAAGGCCGATGAGATTGTGAATCAGGTGCTGACCATTCAGAGCCTTCTCCCTGAAGGAAAACGGGTGACCAATATTGTCTTGATGGGGATGGGAGAACCGCTTGCGAATCTTCCGCAGGTGACAGAGGCCGTCATCAAGATGATCTCGCCCATCGGGCTGGGCCTTTCCCCCCGTCGGGTGACGATATCGACGGCGGGGCTCGTGCCCCAGATTCTCGCGCTGTGGAAGGGGCCGGTACCGGTCAACCTATCTATCTCATTAAACGCAACCACCAACGTGCTCAGGGATCAGATCATGCCGAAGATCAACCGGCTTTATCCTCTTGAAAAACTGATGTCCGTCTGCAGATCTTTCCCGCTTCCATCACGACGGCGCATCACCTTTGAATATGTCCTTTTCTCCGGAATCAATGATTCGCTCGAAGATGCAGGGCGGCTGATTCAACTGACAAAAGGCATCAGATGCAAGATCAATCTGATCCCCTATAACCCTTATCCCGGTTCACCCTACCGCCGGACGCCCGATGATCAGATGCTGAAGTTCCAGAATCTTCTCCTCAAGGCCCGCCTGACAACGACCATCCGAAAAAGCCGGGGGGGAGATATTCTGGCCGCTTGCGGCCAACTGAGCGGCCTCTCCCAAGATCGATTACGGATGACACCGGATTAATCATATTCATCCGATTCGCCAAATCCGTGTCTTTTTCCTTTTCGGCTGTGAGGGCCTTTTCCGGAACGCCCATGACGACCGGACATGCCCTGACGTCTCCCTCTCATCTGGTGAGCGATCCCAATCATGAATTTTTTGAATTGATCTTTAGACAAGAATCCTTTTGCTTTTGCTAGGGAGCGGACCCGAATCATGACGAGGGCCGTTGCCACGGCCTCCTTTGCCTTCACCCTTTTCTCAATATCGGACAAAACAAACTTGTCATCAGAGAGCGCCTCTTCCAACTCAATTCGGGCGATCTTAAGATGCGCATTTTTCAGGATCACGTCCTTGCGGTAGTCGCGAAACAGATCGCGCATCTTCCGGGTCTGTGTGTCGTCAAGGTGGAGTGATTCTTTCATTCCTTGAATGGAGAAAGGAGAGTGTCTTTTTCCCCGCTCGCTCGTTCCCCCTCTAAAGCGCCGGTGGGCGTCTTCCACCCTTTCTCCTGATCCCTCTCTCCCTGGATGCGGACTCCTTTCTTGGGACAAAACTACCGTATTTGTTGAAAAAAAGAACGCAATCAAGAACAGAACTGGCATGTAAAACTTCCATTTTTTCATCGCTTCCCTCCCCCTTGTTTATTGTTACTTCCTACACCCTATCACAACTATAGACAAAAAGGGCGAGGCGCTCAACTTGACCTGGAGTTACCCTTGAATTTAATCCCTAATTCCGAGATTTCGGAATTAGAAACCGCCGATTCGCCTAAAATTACTGCGTTATCGGCCAGCGGACTTCTCACCGTACAGGTGAGTACGCCTCGCTCGCCCTTATGGTCTCTGGCCTTGTCTTTCAGGCGACTTATGCGCTTTCCCCCAAGATTCAATCTCCGATCTTGGGTTAATAGAGTTTGACATGACCTATTTTTAATCATATGATACGGCCCCATGTCTGACCACCTTGAAAAACGGATAGACCGACTTGAATCGGAAGTCCTTCAGTTAAAGGATCAGTTCCAGGGCCTCCAGTCGGAGGTTAATCTTTTCCTTAAGCGGTATCTTACTGCCTGTCCTGTCTGTAAAAAGGAGTTCGACCTCCTGGTCAACCACTACAGCATCGGCCTCTTTGATAATCTTGTCTATGTGAAATGCCCCCATTGCAATAAATCAATGCCCGTGATTGATACAGAAGGGGGAGGCGTAGGGGTTGTTTCGGAGTAGATCCTCGGGAACCCGAATGTGCGATTGCAGTTTGAACGCCCATAGCGAGCGCCTTAAAAACAAAGTCGTTTCTCCCATCCACCTGATTAGACAATGTTATTTTCTTATTTTTGGGTTGTGCCGTTTAGTATTCAGAAAGGGTCTCTGACCTCGTCTTCATCGGAAAACGGGTAAGTTTTCCAGGTTCCGATGCGGGTCCCGGAAATGAAAAAAATGTTGTCTTTAGAGAGGAGGGATGGTATAATTCGAAGAATTTTTATTAGTTTTCAGGCAGTTTGCTCCTTACATTGAGCGAGAGATCGGTCTTAATTAAGTTTAAGGGGGGATTCAATAATGTATAAATCAATTTATATCCCGGTGGACAATTCAGATTATGCGAATACGGCGATTGATATTGGGATTATGCTGGCGAAACAGTTCGGATCAAAAGTCGTCGGAAGTCACGCGTACGCAGCAAAGCTGCATGATAAGCGGTTTAAGCAGATGGAAGCGGGGCTTCCCGAGGAATACCATGATGAAAATGAACTTGAACGTCAGCGGAAGATTCATGATTCTCTGATCACGCGCGGCCTGGAGATCATCACAGATTCCTATCTTGACATCATCGATAAAAAAGCGAGTGAGAGCAATGTCCCAATGGAGCGCAGGTCTCTGGAAGGGAAAAACTACAAGGTCCTTGTTGAAGATATTGTGAAAAATGGTTACGACCTGGTTATCCTCGGCGCACTCGGTGTCGGTGCCGTAAAAGAAAGTATGATCGGCAGTGTCACGGAGCGAACAATCCGCCGCGTCCGAAAGTCCGACATCTTCGTTGTTAAGGAGACCGAGCCGCCCGTTCTGGGAAAAATGGGGAAGATTGTTGTTGCCGTGGATGGAAGTCATCACTCCTTTGGTGGTTTCAAGACCGCGTTGGGGCTGGCCAAGGCCTACGACCTTGAGATGGTTGTCGTTTCCGCGTTTGACCCCTATTATCATTATGCTGTTTTTAATTCGATCGCCGGGGTATTGAACGAAGAAGCCGGAAAGGTCTTCCGCTTTAAAGAGCAGGAGAAGCTTCATGAGGATGTCATCGACTCCGGGCTTGCGAAGATTTACCAATCTCACCTGGAGGTCTGTCTGACTGTGGCGGAGACCGAGGGAGTAAAGATCAAGACGGCATTGTTGGATGGTAAGCCCTTTGAAAAGGTCATTCAATACGTCAGGAAGGAGCGTCCATGGCTCTTGGTCGTCGGTCGTGTGGGTGTGCACTCTGATGAAGAGATGGATGTGGGGAGCAACGCTGAAAACCTTATCCGGATGGCGCCTTGTAATGTCCTGGTTTCAAATAAAACATTTATTCCTCCGATTGATGCCATTGCCGAATATACCGTGGCCTGGACCGAAGAGGCGGCCAAGCGAATGGAAAAGGTTCCGATCTTCGCGCGCGGGGTTGCCAAAACAGCCGTTTATCGCTATGCCATTGAAAAGGGCTTTACCATTATCAGCAATTCGGTCGTGGACGCCGCAATGGGAGATATTCTTCCGAAGTCGTCGATTGACGCGATGAAACGGCTGGGGAAAGAGCTTGATGAGAAGGGGATTGACCGGAATAAGATGACCGCATCCGACAGTGTGGCCCAGACGCTTGGCACCGGGAGTGGGATGGCTGGAATGATGGTGGATATCGTCCAAGATCGCGATGCGGAACGGGCGGCCAGTTATGATAAAAAGGCGAAGCTCGATTTTCATATTTGCGGCGGCTGCGGGTATACGGCAAAGGGTGAAAAGCCGGTAAAATGTCCGATCTGCAACGCCGATGGTGAGATTTTTCAGTTTCTCGACAAGTCGCTCTTTACCGCCGCGGCCAAGGCTGAAGGTGAGTTGAGTAAGGAAGTCGGCTACGATGGCGTTCCCTTGAGCTGGACCGAAGATGCGAAAAATATTCTGCGGAAGGTCCCGGCCGGGTTTGAGCGTCGGCGCGCCAAGGCCAAGGTTGAAAAGACGGCACGCAAGATGGGCCTGCAGACCCTGACGAAAGAGTTTGTTGTTCGAATAATTGAAGCCGGCGAGGGAGACGAAGACGTCGAAATGAGTTCAAAAACGATTGTGGCTTCACAGGCGAAGGCGGTCGCAGAGGAAAAGGAAGAAAGCGTGAAGGCGGCTCCCGTTCCCAAATTTTCCTATAGCCCTGAAGCCCAGGAGCGTGTTGATCGGGTCCCCGTCGGATTCATGCGGGACGCGACGCGACAGCATATCGAGAATCATGCTTTTTCCAATTCGATTGATCATATCACCCTGGAGGTTGCTGAGGCCGGGATTAAGAAGGCGACCGAAGAGATGGAAGCGGTGATGTCAGGCGCAGCGAGCCTTGATGACATCAGGGAGCGTCTTGCCTCTATGGCGACAGGGGCGACGACCCCTCCGGAAGAAACCTTCCACTTTTGCGGGCTTTGCGGCCATGTGGTCGCACAGGTTCCGGAGCAATGTCCTGTCTGTGAGGCGAAGAAATTGCGGTTTGTCCTCATGGAAGAGGCCATTGACTATTTCATCTGTCTGATCTGCAGCCAGGTGGTGAATCAGAAAATCCCGGATCACTGTGCCCTCTGTGGAGGCGGTGGAGAATATTACAAGAAAATGGAACGGAAAGAATCGGGTATCGAAAAGGCCTTTGCGTCGATTACATGGACAGATGAAGCGAAGGCCCGGATGAACGAAATTCCAGAAGGGTTTATGCGGGAGATGACCTCCTGGAGAATAGAGGCCGATGCGCGCAAAAAAGGGATTCGGAAAATTGATCCCGCCGTCATCAATGCGAAGTATGAACATTGGAGCCGTGCTTCGAGAAAAGTTGAGCGGCATCTTCCCTGGGATGATGATGCCGAACGCCGGATGGCTCTTATTCCCTCCTTTGTTCGGGGGACAGTCGTCAGCGAAATTGAATCTTATGCGGATGAAAAAGGATTCAAGCGTGTGAGCGCTGAAATTCTAAATCAGGTTACCGAACGCTGGGCCGAGGCGATGCGTTCCCAGGGGTTTTAACCTCTGGTCTTGAATGGTCGTGTGTGGCATTTTTGGAAAACCCTTTTAAGGGCTGAATAGTTCAATGGCATATCAAGCATATTCTGTTTCATGGAATCTCACCCAACGCTGCAACCTGTTTTGTACGCACTGCTATATGAGTGCGTTTCCGAATGCCGATATTTCACAGGACCTTACGACGAAAGAATGTTTTAAGGTGATGGATGGCATCGAGAAGGTGAATCCGAATGTCTTTTTGATTCTCACCGGTGGCGAGCCGCTTGTTCGAAAAGATATCTTCGATATTGCCGCCTATGGCTCAGACAAGGGCTTTACCTGTGTTCTCGGGACAAACGGGGTTTTAATTGGTCGTACTGAGGCGAGGAAGATGCGTGAAAGCGGTCTTCAAGGTGCCTCGATCAGTCTTGACTCTGTTGATCCGAAGAAACATGATGAATTCCGCGGTCTGGCCCATTCCTGGAAGAATGCCATTCGCGGCATGGAGTTTCTCCAGGGCGAAGGGCTCGACTTTTCGATACATATGAGCGTGATGTCCTGGAATGTCTCTGAGATTCCCAAGATGATCGAGTTGTCCAAAAAAGTCGGGGCCAAGGTTCTCAATTTCTTTTTTCTGATTCAGACCGGTCGAGGCGAAAACCTGATCGATATCCAGCCCAGTCAGTATCGTGAGATCCTAACCTATCTGGCGCGCGCACAGGGTGTCGGGCCGAAAGAGGTGACCAACGGAGGCGGATTGCTCGGGCAATTTGATGATCCCTGGACCTCTCCTGCGGGGGAGAGTTATGGTTTAATCCTTCGCGCAAAATGTGCACCCCACTTCAGGAAAATCATTTACGAACTCGATCCGGATTCGCCTTTGTTAAAGAATTACTCCCAGGGAAGCTGCCCTGCCGGTAAATATTATTGCCGGATTACTCCTGAAGGGGACATCACCCCCTGCCCTTATATGCCCGTGAGCGCAGGAAACCTCCGGGAAAAATCATTTGATGAAATCTGGAACACTTCGCCGGTTTTGAATGATCTGAGGGACCCCCAACTCGGGGGACGTTGCGGTGATTGTGAGTTTTCTGAGATGTGTGGCGGCTGTCGTTGCCGGGCTTATGCGGCCACTGGAGATTATCTGGCAGAAGATCCCGCCTGTGACTATCAGCCGGGCCAGTACGGGGGGAAGAAAATTCAATTGACCGCCGATCAGACCTTCGGTCTGGAGGTCAAATTTACGATGGATTGGAGTGTGGCTTCCAAGGAACGTTTGAAAGGACTTCCATCCTTTGCCCGGGGAATGGTGGCCCGGGGCGTGGAACGTTATGCCGCAGAGAACAATATTACCCTGATTACACCGGAAGTTATGCAGATCGTGCGGGAGAAAGCGGAGGCCAAGCGCGGTCGAAGCTTTAGTTTTACCGAATTCAGCCGAAGCGTCCCCGTAAAAACCCCTGGAGACAATTGACGTCTTTTCTTGCGTCGGAGAATTCTCGCCGTTCTACGGTGAGGATCTTCAAAATAATTGAGGTTATGTATGGGAAAGAAAGATCAAGAAGGTAATACAGTCACCTGGACGCCTGAGGCGGAGGCGCGTCTGAAGAAAGCCCCTTTTTTTCTGAGAGGGATGGTCCGAAAACTTTCCGAGAAGAAGGCGGCAGAGAAGGGGATCACGCTGATTACCGAAGAGGTTCTGGCAAAGTTCAAAGATAAAATGATGAATCCCATGGCAGGTGCAGGTGTGGGTGCTTCCCATGCGGAAGCAGGGGTTGAAACGAAAGCCCTGGCCTGGACCCGTGAGGCAACGGAGCGGCTTGAAACCGTTCCGGAATTTATGAGAGGAATGATCCGGAAAATCGCGGAAGAGGTTGCTCTCGAGCGGGGTCATCTTGAGGTGGATCTTGAGCTTCTTGAAAAAGCGGAGGCCTTGGGAGATGAGAAAAAAGAAGAATCTTTCCCTGAGATTCCATGGACCGACGCGGCAAAGGTACGACTGGGACAAAAAATTGCAGATTCGCCGGAGATGGCCCGTGAGTTTGTCCAGGGCATGTTGAAGAACGATGCAGAAGATCTGGCAAGGGAATTGGGCCTGGAACGCATTGACATGGCTGCACTGACACAGATATGGGATGCCCCGAAGAGTGATGTGGTCTGGTCGGAGGAAGCGCATAAACGCCTGATGACCTCACCTGATTTTGTCCGCAGCGGTATTAAGAAGGCTGCGGAACGCCGCGCGCGAAAAATGGGAATCACCGAGATTACTTCAGAACTTCTGACGACATATCGCAATGAGGCCATGATGAAGGCTATGAAACGTATTCGCGCCTTTGGCTACAGAGAAATGACCTTTGATGCCTTTGAAGACGCAAAAGGAAAGATTCGCCGGCTTAAAGAGAATCCCGAAGCGGAAAAGCGATTGGACGATATCAAGTCCTACATGGGAAAGCGGGGAACGGTCGGTCTGATTGATGAAGAAATGCTCGACAAAATGAAAGATTACCTGAAGGACCCCTCCAAAAAGAAAATGTAAAGGGATAAGGCGTTTATGAAACTTTTCGCTGTTTTCAATCATTGGCTGCACCTCTTCTGCGTGGTCCTCTGGCTTGGGGGTGCTGGCTTTCAGGTCTTTATCATGGCGCCTCTTCTTGCTGCAAAAGATGTCTCGAATGAGGTCTACGTCAAGATCTCAAAGCGCTACCAGCGGATGGTGATTCTGCTTCTTTTCATCTTAATGATTACGGGCGGAATAAATTTTGGGGTCAGGCGGGCCGGAATCGATGAAATTCCTCCAGGCTATATCTCGGCATTGGGGGTTAAGGTATTTCTTGTTTGTGCGATGGCGGCAATCCCCCTCTTCCAACTTGTTCGCTCACGGGATGACGAAGAAATCAAAAGGGATGAAACAAGCAACGGGAATCTTCCCGGTTATACTTTTACAAAAGTTACCTTGATCGTTGGGGTTGTGGTCATCTTTATTGCGGCAATGCTGCGGCAGTGGAAATTCTAGGAATAGTTGAGAAAAGGGCGTTCTGGCCCCTTTTTTTTCCATTTTTCTCGACGGGTTTTTATTATATCTTCCTCTTCCCTTCGTCTCGTCTTCACCATGTCTTTCTTCCCTTAATGGTTTCTATCGTTACCCTGGGTCTTTGGTTTAGCCGGAATTCGGAGAGGTCTGAGGACCTGTGTCTCCGTAAAAAGGGGGCGATTCGTGCGGTATTCCTTGGCATTGCCGGTGGCCTCGGACTGGGGCTTTTTAATCTCTTTGTGATCGTAAAACTCACACCGTGGCTCGGGTATTCCAATGAATTTCTTAGAGAAACCCCTCATGCCGATCTGTCTTTATGGATAATGTTTCCCTTTGGTATCCTCCTCATCAGTTTTCTCATTGAGATCCTCTTCCGGGGGTGGATTCTGGGGCGGTTTCTGAGCGTGTTCCGGTCGACGCGAGGAGGGTCCTGTTGGGCTGTTTTGTTGTCGGCGCTTTATTTTTCTTTTGATCCCTTCATGGTCGTATATTTCAAGGGCTACCATTGGCTGGCGCTGACCGATGGGATTATATGGGGAGCACTCCTCCTCAAAACAGGAAACCTGTTCTCCTCAATCTCAGCACACACTGTTGAAGTCTGGATCGTCTATCTTGTTTTAAAGGTCTTCTATGCGTAATCTAAAAGATCCTGTTTACAAAATGGTTTTATTGTTTTCCCTTTTTTTTCTCTTGCTGAACTCGGCCCCTCTTTTTGCGATCCATGCCATTTTTGAAGAGGGCGAAGCCATTCAGCGCAAACATGGACCGGTCTCCCTGGGTATGGCCCTTGACCTTTTTCTAAAGACCGTTCACGGGAAGGAAGAACCGGTTGTAAAGGGACAGTTCAAACATGAGCGGCGCTACCGCATGGAGAGTGCTGCCTTCCGTTCAGAGGTCGACAGTGTTATTGCCGATTTTTATCGGGGTAAGTTGTATCGTGTTGAAATCAACTTCAGGCCCGTTGATAAGTCCTTATCTCCCATTCCAGAAATGACTCGGAAATCGACGCATCGTCACGGTCCTCCCCGGACCACTGCCTTGCCGGGAATTGACCTTTTTTTCTGGGATGATGGGAAGACGCGACTGATTCTTGAGGCAGATCATGATGAGACAACTCTGGAATATTCTCTGACCTATATTGATAATGACCTTTTTCATCATGCCAGCCGGGATCGGGTTCAAATTGAGACCGATGGTAATTCAACATATAAAAATTAAGTGGTTTACTGTCAAGCGTCTCAATCCCCCCTCCTGAGAGGTTGTGATTGTTAATCTTAACCGGATATGCTATAAGCACAGGCTATGGATAAGAGACAACATTATCGTGTTCCGTTTACTGGAAAGGCAAAGGTATCGACTGAAACCCGTTCTGTCGAGGTGACGATCAGCAACATGAGCCTTGGCGGTCTTCTTCTCCATGCAAAAAAGCGCTTCGACCTCGGGAAAGAATTAACGGTCAAGATTAGTGGGACGCATCGCGGGAAGTCATTTCGTGAAATTGTACTTGGAAAAATTGTCGTTACCCATCTCAGCCCCGACGGGAATGCTTACGGGTTACAGTTTTTAGACTATATCGACCAAGAGCAACAGCCCTCCCTTTATTCTTGGGTGAGCAGTCGTCAGAAAAAGGCCATCTCATCTTTTTTAAGAGAACCTTTGCCTTGAAGACGCAAAGCCCACCCAGTTGGTTTTTTATGAGGCGGGCTTCCTTCTCCCGTTCCTTCCTATTTCTCTTTGCGCTCACCCTTCTGTCTGCTTGTGTCCGGACAGGGACCCTCAAGACCTCTCTGGCCGGTTCACCCATTTCATATGACCAATCGTGGAAGGCCTCCCTGCGTACGGGGCTGATCCACTATGAACAGATCGCAATCGCAGATAAAGAAGGCGGATTCTTTCAGACCACCTGGAAAATTCATAAGGTGGGAATAATCATCGGAACGCCGGTGAGGAGAAGTCGGCTCATCGGTCATCTCACCAGGAAAAAACCTTTCCAGCTGAACCTGACCATGGAGCAGGAGGCCTTTACACTCGAGCTTGGCCAATGGGTCGCTGATCCGCCGGACGAAAAGCGTTTTTCAAAAATCATCCAGAGTGCGCACTCTCAGATGAGAACTCGATAGGGTTCACTCCACCTACACAGCCAAAAGGGTTTTGGAAGATGCTTTCAAAGGTTTTTAGCGCGGTGCTGCATGGGGTTGAGGCCCATCCCATTGATGTCGAGATTGACCTCAGCCAGGGTCTTCCCATTCTTTCAATCGTCGGTCTCCCTGATCTTGCGGTCAAGGAGAGCAGGGACCGGCTCCGTTCCGCCATCAAGAACACCGGATTTCACTTCCCTGTTAAGAAAATCACCATCAATCTGGCACCGGCCGATCTTAAAAAAGAGGGTTCATCCTTTGATCTTCCGATGGCCTTAGGCGTCTTGGCTGCAGAAGGGGTTGTCAAGGATCATTCCCTTCAGGACTATTTGATTGTCGGGGAACTTTCCCTGGATGGCCGTATCAAAGAGGTTAAAGGGGCGCTCCCTATCGCGATTCTCGCAAAGCGGCTTGGTAAGCAGGGTGTTATTCTTCCGACGAAGAATGGACCCGAGGCGGCCGTTGTCTCCGGAATAGATGTGATTGGTGTGGAGACGCTTCCCCAGGTGGTTGAGTATCTGAACCGGAAATTAGATCTGCAGCCGATCAAGACCGATATTGACCTTCTTTTTGCCCGGAAATCGGTCTATCAGGACGATTTTTCAGAGGTGCGGGGGCAGGCCCATGCGAAACGGGCGCTGGAGATTGCGGCGGCTGGAGGCCATAATATTCTCATGGTCGGGCCGCCCGGCTCTGGCAAGACGATGCTCGCAAAGCGCTTTCCCTCCATCCTCCCTGCAATCACTTTTGACGAATCACTTGAGGCGACACAGGTCCACAGTATCTTTGGCCTGCTCAGTAATGATCAACCTCTCCTGGTGACTCGTCCTTTCCGTTCCCCGCATCACACCATCTCCGACGCGGGTCTGATTGGCGGGGGGCAGATCCCGCGTCCCGGAGAGGTGAGTCTCGCCCACAATGGGGTCCTGTTCTTGGATGAACTTCCTGAATTCAAACGGAATGTGCTGGAGGTTTTGCGTCAACCCCTCGAAGAGGGGAAAGTGACAATTTCGCGGGCAGCAGCCTCCCTGACCTATCCGGCCCGGTTCATGCTGGTTGCCGCGATGAACCCCTGT
This window contains:
- the rlmN gene encoding 23S rRNA (adenine(2503)-C(2))-methyltransferase RlmN — translated: MKKTNLLALGFQEVEAFVARLGWKRYRAKQILAWIYERHAAGFEEMTDLSKEDRLLLDSRAELSHLEIVTRLRSVDGTEKFLFRLKDGREIESVLIPDEERLTICISSQAGCTLDCTFCLTAQEGLKRNLKADEIVNQVLTIQSLLPEGKRVTNIVLMGMGEPLANLPQVTEAVIKMISPIGLGLSPRRVTISTAGLVPQILALWKGPVPVNLSISLNATTNVLRDQIMPKINRLYPLEKLMSVCRSFPLPSRRRITFEYVLFSGINDSLEDAGRLIQLTKGIRCKINLIPYNPYPGSPYRRTPDDQMLKFQNLLLKARLTTTIRKSRGGDILAACGQLSGLSQDRLRMTPD
- a CDS encoding radical SAM protein, which produces MAYQAYSVSWNLTQRCNLFCTHCYMSAFPNADISQDLTTKECFKVMDGIEKVNPNVFLILTGGEPLVRKDIFDIAAYGSDKGFTCVLGTNGVLIGRTEARKMRESGLQGASISLDSVDPKKHDEFRGLAHSWKNAIRGMEFLQGEGLDFSIHMSVMSWNVSEIPKMIELSKKVGAKVLNFFFLIQTGRGENLIDIQPSQYREILTYLARAQGVGPKEVTNGGGLLGQFDDPWTSPAGESYGLILRAKCAPHFRKIIYELDPDSPLLKNYSQGSCPAGKYYCRITPEGDITPCPYMPVSAGNLREKSFDEIWNTSPVLNDLRDPQLGGRCGDCEFSEMCGGCRCRAYAATGDYLAEDPACDYQPGQYGGKKIQLTADQTFGLEVKFTMDWSVASKERLKGLPSFARGMVARGVERYAAENNITLITPEVMQIVREKAEAKRGRSFSFTEFSRSVPVKTPGDN
- a CDS encoding universal stress protein UspA, which encodes MYKSIYIPVDNSDYANTAIDIGIMLAKQFGSKVVGSHAYAAKLHDKRFKQMEAGLPEEYHDENELERQRKIHDSLITRGLEIITDSYLDIIDKKASESNVPMERRSLEGKNYKVLVEDIVKNGYDLVILGALGVGAVKESMIGSVTERTIRRVRKSDIFVVKETEPPVLGKMGKIVVAVDGSHHSFGGFKTALGLAKAYDLEMVVVSAFDPYYHYAVFNSIAGVLNEEAGKVFRFKEQEKLHEDVIDSGLAKIYQSHLEVCLTVAETEGVKIKTALLDGKPFEKVIQYVRKERPWLLVVGRVGVHSDEEMDVGSNAENLIRMAPCNVLVSNKTFIPPIDAIAEYTVAWTEEAAKRMEKVPIFARGVAKTAVYRYAIEKGFTIISNSVVDAAMGDILPKSSIDAMKRLGKELDEKGIDRNKMTASDSVAQTLGTGSGMAGMMVDIVQDRDAERAASYDKKAKLDFHICGGCGYTAKGEKPVKCPICNADGEIFQFLDKSLFTAAAKAEGELSKEVGYDGVPLSWTEDAKNILRKVPAGFERRRAKAKVEKTARKMGLQTLTKEFVVRIIEAGEGDEDVEMSSKTIVASQAKAVAEEKEESVKAAPVPKFSYSPEAQERVDRVPVGFMRDATRQHIENHAFSNSIDHITLEVAEAGIKKATEEMEAVMSGAASLDDIRERLASMATGATTPPEETFHFCGLCGHVVAQVPEQCPVCEAKKLRFVLMEEAIDYFICLICSQVVNQKIPDHCALCGGGGEYYKKMERKESGIEKAFASITWTDEAKARMNEIPEGFMREMTSWRIEADARKKGIRKIDPAVINAKYEHWSRASRKVERHLPWDDDAERRMALIPSFVRGTVVSEIESYADEKGFKRVSAEILNQVTERWAEAMRSQGF
- a CDS encoding CPBP family intramembrane metalloprotease gives rise to the protein MEILGIVEKRAFWPLFFPFFSTGFYYIFLFPSSRLHHVFLPLMVSIVTLGLWFSRNSERSEDLCLRKKGAIRAVFLGIAGGLGLGLFNLFVIVKLTPWLGYSNEFLRETPHADLSLWIMFPFGILLISFLIEILFRGWILGRFLSVFRSTRGGSCWAVLLSALYFSFDPFMVVYFKGYHWLALTDGIIWGALLLKTGNLFSSISAHTVEVWIVYLVLKVFYA
- a CDS encoding PilZ domain-containing protein translates to MDKRQHYRVPFTGKAKVSTETRSVEVTISNMSLGGLLLHAKKRFDLGKELTVKISGTHRGKSFREIVLGKIVVTHLSPDGNAYGLQFLDYIDQEQQPSLYSWVSSRQKKAISSFLREPLP
- a CDS encoding ATP-binding protein encodes the protein MLSKVFSAVLHGVEAHPIDVEIDLSQGLPILSIVGLPDLAVKESRDRLRSAIKNTGFHFPVKKITINLAPADLKKEGSSFDLPMALGVLAAEGVVKDHSLQDYLIVGELSLDGRIKEVKGALPIAILAKRLGKQGVILPTKNGPEAAVVSGIDVIGVETLPQVVEYLNRKLDLQPIKTDIDLLFARKSVYQDDFSEVRGQAHAKRALEIAAAGGHNILMVGPPGSGKTMLAKRFPSILPAITFDESLEATQVHSIFGLLSNDQPLLVTRPFRSPHHTISDAGLIGGGQIPRPGEVSLAHNGVLFLDELPEFKRNVLEVLRQPLEEGKVTISRAAASLTYPARFMLVAAMNPCPCGYFSDPTRNCVCTPMAIQRYRSKVSGPLLDRIDLHIEVPAVPFRDLTMEARDESSEAIRKRVQVAREFQIARYKKEGIRCNAQLRQRELKKYCQIDEASKKLVEMAMERLGLSARAYNRILKVSRSIADLEQREQITKADIAEAVQYRSLDRKPAL
- a CDS encoding class I SAM-dependent methyltransferase — its product is MGIYPSQKKYFEEAYRTGDHGWPVEGPSEPVVRFLKQFKKEKKTGRVLDLGCGEGRHAALFASAGYQTIGLDYQAQALARASRLCQKSRSRLHWIQGDLFRLPLTPNSFDLLIDYGCFHHVRKGDTAFYLKTVLSLLKPGGYFLLSCFSIRFKHHPNEKRKRDWLVHKGHYDRFFKKGSFRSIFGKSFRQLHIEEEQQALYAFFHVWMQKK